A part of Catenulispora sp. GP43 genomic DNA contains:
- a CDS encoding MFS transporter — MRQPSLRVLQGAAGSTILACGLSLLSTDSAGEGQMRAVSLWVRRRRPGRPPGPLLGAALVDVTGWQGLFWIDAAIAAACVPLTLRIRRRPGSPGRRSVYQGGQVLPVWQNGWITVADAGAAVMMPAVSAETRSAAAASLR; from the coding sequence GTGCGGCAACCCTCGCTAAGGGTTCTTCAGGGCGCGGCCGGATCGACGATCCTGGCCTGCGGGCTCAGCCTGCTGTCGACGGACTCCGCCGGCGAGGGCCAGATGCGCGCGGTCTCGCTCTGGGTGCGGCGTCGGCGGCCGGGGCGGCCGCCGGGGCCGCTGCTCGGCGCCGCGCTGGTGGACGTCACCGGCTGGCAGGGACTGTTCTGGATCGACGCGGCCATCGCCGCCGCCTGCGTCCCGCTGACCCTGCGCATTCGCCGCCGACCGGGTTCGCCCGGTCGGCGATCGGTCTACCAAGGGGGGCAGGTGCTCCCGGTGTGGCAGAACGGGTGGATCACGGTGGCCGACGCCGGGGCCGCGGTCATGATGCCGGCCGTGAGTGCCGAGACCAGGAGCGCGGCTGCCGCGAGCCTGCGGTAA